The Planococcus halocryophilus nucleotide sequence AAAGATATTGGCCCTGTTGGTGATGTACTCCATGACTTGATGAAAAAGCTAGAAGAATTGAATCCTGAAGAGTTGACACAAGGTAAACGTGCCGGGATTCGCAAACTATTTTCAAAAGCTAAGTACTCGGTTCAAGAAATGATGACAAAATACCAAAAACTCAGCAGCCAAGTAGATCGTATTAGCATTCAACTTGATCACTCTAAACGCGGATTGCTGGACGATATTCAAATGCTCGAGCAACTTTACGACCAAAACAAAACGTATTTCCAAGCATTAAATGTTTACATCGCGGCTGCTGAACTAAAGCGCGATGAAATTATGAGTGAAACGATTCCTGCTCTTCGCAAAAAAGCAGAAACTTCACAAGATCAAATGGTTTATCAAGAAGTGAATGACATGGTGCAATATGTTGATCGATTAGAAAAGCGATTGTACGATTTGCAATTATCACGTCAAATTACGATTCAAAGCGCACCGCAAATTCGGATGATCCAACAAACCAATCAAACCTTAGCAGAAAAAATTCAGTCGTCTATTATGACATCCATTCCGTTATGGAAAAATCAAATAGCGATTGCGTTAACGTTGAATAAGCAACTAAAAGCTGTAGAAGCACAAAAGCAAGTTACCGCAACAACCAATGACTTGCTTCTGAAAAACTCAGAAATGCTAAAAATGAATTCAATTGAAACAGCACGTGAAAACGAACGCGGCATTGTTGAAATTGATACATTGAAGAAAACACAAGAAAACTTATTAGAAACGATTGAAGAAACTTTACAAATTCAAGCAGAAGGTCGTAGAAATCGTAAAGCGGCTGAACTTGAAATCGGTCGTATGGAAGAAGATTTAAAACAGCGTTTGCTGGCAATCCATGATGGCCATGAAAAGAATAATAACTAAAATAACCCTCCGGAAGCTCTTTGCTTCCGGAGGGTTATTTTCCGATTTGGTTGATTGGATAGTATTTTAGTCGATTCGGACAGTATTGGACTCAATTCCGACAGTATTCCGGCTAAATCAGACAGTATTCGCGCCAATCCGGATAGCATATCCAATTAAATGGGAAATGAATCCGCGTATAAACTAAAAAAGGGTACTCTGCACTGAGAGCACCTCTCCTTACCCCGTCTGAATAACCAAATGCAAACTTCTTTTCAATAACCGCATGGTTTGCTCCACAAATTGTTCTAACGAATCGGCACTGACGGATTTATTGCCATACATCATGCGATAGAAAGCTGCTTGATCTTCTGAAATCGAGTCACTGCTTAAAAATAAATGCAGAACTTCAATTCCTATCTTTTTAGCTTCTGAAACGGCGTTTGCAGTGTCTACTACACCATTTTCCGCATAATTATATGCAGATGGTTCGCCATCAGAAAAAACCAGTAAAAAGCGGTGTTTTTCAGCTCTTCGCTTTAGTCGGTTGTTCATCCAACGAATAGCAAAGCCGTCTCGATTATCTTCATGTGCATCGAGTGACGCAATTGTCTGAGCATGGTCTTTTTTGCGATCTTCAAATTTATGCATCCACTCAAAATAATTCGGTTGTTCGGTGTCACTCGATTCGTACGCATCTTCGTAAAACAACACAA carries:
- a CDS encoding toxic anion resistance protein encodes the protein MTEKPSNRSELDDLLESPFGMQMEKQQQSVAEQKDERPVSLMDRLTKEEQAKARELAKQIPVGNNEAILTYGANAQNQLSQFSHKMLDHVQRKDIGPVGDVLHDLMKKLEELNPEELTQGKRAGIRKLFSKAKYSVQEMMTKYQKLSSQVDRISIQLDHSKRGLLDDIQMLEQLYDQNKTYFQALNVYIAAAELKRDEIMSETIPALRKKAETSQDQMVYQEVNDMVQYVDRLEKRLYDLQLSRQITIQSAPQIRMIQQTNQTLAEKIQSSIMTSIPLWKNQIAIALTLNKQLKAVEAQKQVTATTNDLLLKNSEMLKMNSIETARENERGIVEIDTLKKTQENLLETIEETLQIQAEGRRNRKAAELEIGRMEEDLKQRLLAIHDGHEKNNN